The following proteins come from a genomic window of Miscanthus floridulus cultivar M001 chromosome 2, ASM1932011v1, whole genome shotgun sequence:
- the LOC136540494 gene encoding alcohol dehydrogenase-like 7, giving the protein MVEDRSPKPIHCKAAVCRAAGEPLTIEDIVVDPPKAYEIRIRVICTSLCHTDVTFWKAKVAPVFPRILGHEAYGVVESVGENVEGFAAGDTVVPTFLGQCDHCGSCTSEHSNVCDSVPFIIGPGMRRDGTTRFWDAQGNPLHDLLAVSSFSEYTVVDVNQVVKLDPAVPPKLACLLSCGAGTGVGAAWRSAKVEPGSAVAVFGLGSVGLAVVQGAKMCGASKIIGVDLNPDKEEVGKSFGVTDFVNPSQLGNRSVIEVIVEMAGGGVDYSFECIGVPSVMTDAFRCTKMGKGKTIMLGLGRDSDQVCLPSLELLFGRCVMGSLFGGIKPKTDIPILAKKCMDKELQLDALVTHELGLQEINTAFDLLLQGKCLRCIIWMDKDK; this is encoded by the exons ATGGTGGAGGACCGGAGCCCCAAGCCCATCCATTGCAAAG CGGCGGTATGCAGAGCCGCCGGCGAGCCGCTCACCATCGAGGACATCGTCGTGGATCCGCCGAAAGCGTACGAGATCCGCATCAGGGTCATCTGCACCTCACTCTGCCACACAGATGTCACCTTCTGGAAAGCTAAG GTGGCACCGGTATTTCCAAGAATATTAGGGCACGAGGCGTACGG GGTAGTGGAGAGCGTCGGGGAGAACGTGGAGGGCTTCGCGGCGGGCGACACCGTGGTGCCGACGTTCCTGGGGCAGTGCGACCACTGCGGCAGCTGCACGTCGGAGCACAGCAACGTGTGCGACTCGGTGCCGTTCATCATCGGGCCCGGGATGCGGCGCGACGGCACCACCCGGTTCTGGGACGCGCAGGGGAACCCGCTGCACGACCTCCTCGCCGTGTCCAGCTTCAGCGAGTACACCGTCGTGGACGTCAACCAGGTCGTCAAGCTCGACCCCGCCGTGCCGCCCAAGCTCGCCTGCCTCCTCAGCTGCGGCGCCGGCACCG GGGTAGGAGCAGCGTGGAGGTCGGCCAAGGTGGAGCCGGGCTCGGCTGTTGCTGTCTTTGGCCTTGGATCTGTCGGTTTGGCG GTGGTCCAAGGCGCGAAAATGTGTGGAGCGTCCAAGATTATCGGTGTTGATCTCAACCCTGACAAGGAGGAAGTAGGCAA ATCGTTTGGCGTGACAGACTTCGTCAATCCATCGCAACTGGGCAACCGTTCCGTCATAGAG GTGATCGTTGAgatggccggcggcggcgtcgacTACAGCTTCGAGTGCATCGGCGTGCCGTCGGTGATGACCGACGCCTTCAGATGCACCAAGATG GGAAAGGGCAAGACGATCATGCTGGGGCTAGGAAGGGACAGCGATCAGGTGTGCCTGCCGTCGCTGGAGCTGCTGTTCGGCAGGTGCGTCATGGGGTCCCTCTTCGGCGGGATCAAGCCCAAGACCGACATCCCCATCCTCGCCAAGAAATGCATGGACAAGGAGCTGCAGCTGGACGCGCTGGTCACGCATGAGCTAGGACTGCAGGAGATCAACACGGCCTTCGACCTGCTCCTGCAGGGGAAATGCCTGCGCTGCATCATCTGGATGGACAAGGACAAGTGA